Proteins from one Ipomoea triloba cultivar NCNSP0323 chromosome 1, ASM357664v1 genomic window:
- the LOC115997023 gene encoding uncharacterized protein LOC115997023 → MAEQDGVAAAAKAAQPKSRPVGGTEYSWCRAVPGGTGITVLAILLSKPIDIPLLENALRKLQIAHPILNSKLHYHAATNSFSYVTPPTPRLQIQPYDHPSTAEILLRRAAPSSVSDFHLILEHELNRNTWHNPDPSSDSDSDADTFFATVYDLNGGKRALALRLHTSACDRATAAALLTELLPPLVGNGGQEEEGTQREIQSGGDVGLGIEDYIPNGKANKPFWARGLDMLGYSLNSFRLSNIGFHDTESPRASQVARLTLGKHDTRRILDGCEGRGIKLCGVLSAAGLIAARASKEVPDNRYEKYAVVTLMDCRSILDPVLSANHAGFYHSAILNTHDIKGGEDIWELAKRTYTSFANAKNNNKHFSDMADMNFLMGKAIENPGLTPYSSMRTSFLSVFEDPIAITDQSAHLRHEVGVEDFIGCSSVHGIGPTIAIFDTIRDGELDCACVYPSPLHSRQQMQGLIDEMKRILVEC, encoded by the exons ATGGCGGAGCAAGACGGCGTTGCCGCCGCAGCAAAGGCGGCGCAGCCCAAGAGCCGCCCGGTGGGAGGCACTGAGTATAGCTGGTGTAGAGCGGTGCCCGGTGGGACGGGCATAACGGTGTTGGCAATCCTCTTATCGAAACCAATTGATATTCCACTTCTCGAAAATGCCCTCAGGAAGTTGCAAATTGCCCACCCTATCCTCAACTCCAAACTCCACTACCACGCCGCCACCAATTCCTTCTCTTACGTCACTCCCCCCACTCCTCGCCTCCAAATCCAGCCCTACGATCATCCCTCAACGGCCGAGATTCTCCTCCGCCGCGCCGCTCCCTCCTCAGTCTCGGACTTCCACCTCATCCTCGAGCACGAATTAAATCGCAACACCTGGCACAATCCCGACCCTTCATCCGACTCCGACTCCGACGCCGACACTTTCTTCGCCACCGTGTACGACCTGAACGGCGGCAAGCGGGCACTGGCCCTCCGGCTGCACACGTCAGCCTGCGACCGCGCCACCGCCGCCGCATTGCTGACCGAGCTGCTGCCCCCCCTGGTAGGCAACGGCGGGCAGGAAGAGGAAGGGACACAAAGGGAAATACAAAGCGGAGGCGATGTGGGTTTGGGAATAGAGGATTACATTCCAAACGGGAAAGCAAACAAGCCGTTTTGGGCAAGGGGATTGGACATGCTGGGATACTCTTTGAATTCGTTTAGGTTATCCAATATAGGTTTCCACGACACGGAATCTCCTCGGGCGTCGCAGGTGGCGCGGCTGACGTTGGGCAAACACGACACTCGTCGGATTCTGGATGGGTGTGAAGGCAGAGGGATAAAATTGTGTGGGGTTTTGAGTGCGGCTGGGTTGATTGCAGCCCGGGCTTCTAAAGAGGTTCCGGATAATAGGTACGAAAAGTATGCAGTTGTCACCCTCATGGACTGCCGTTCAATTCTTGATCCCGTGCTTAGCGCCAACCATGCTG GGTTTTATCATTCTGCTATCCTCAACACACATGACATCAAGGGAGGAGAAGACATATGGGAACTGGCAAAAAGGACCTACACATCCTTTGCAAATGccaagaacaacaacaagcaTTTCAGTGACATGGCTGATATGAACTTCCTGATGGGCAAGGCCATAGAAAACCCAGGCTTAACCCCCTATTCATCCATGAGGACTTCTTTTCTCTCTGTGTTTGAAGACCCCATCGCCATCACTGACCAATCCGCCCACCTCCGCCATGAAGTTGGGGTGGAAGACTTCATTGGCTGCTCTTCTGTCCATGGCATTGGCCCCACCATCGCCATTTTTGACACCATTAGAGATGGGGAGTTGGACTGTGCTTGTGTGTACCCTTCTCCATTACACTCTAGGCAGCAAATGCAGGGGCTGATTGATGAGATGAAGAGGATTCTTGTTGAATGTTAG
- the LOC116006500 gene encoding TMV resistance protein N-like encodes MVFNLSEFGGMGSIGRTTIARIVLKTFSSQFEGVCFLADIRESQGKMSELQKTLIKTISNGPVDNISNVHDGMDMIMTRFKEKKVLIVLDDVDHVGQLRKLAGDYVWFGGGSRVIITTRDAGVLRSHGVDEKYIYKVETLREKEAIQLFRSHAFKQKAKTGVEELCGPVVHYCKGLPLALKVLGSSLCGLEAIEWESTLEKLKDTPDEF; translated from the coding sequence ATGGTGTTCAATTTATCGGAATTTGGGGGTATGGGAAGTATTGGCAGGACAACAATTGCACGAATTGTTTTGAAAACGTTTTCGAGCCAATTTGAAGGAGTATGTTTTCTTGCAGATATTAGAGAAAGCCAAGGCAAAATGAGTGAATTACAAAAGACCCTTATAAAAACAATCTCAAATGGACCAGTAGATAATATAAGCAATGTGCATGATGGAATGGATATGATAATGACAAGGTTTAAAGAGAAAAAAGTTTTGATTGTTCTTGATGATGTAGATCACGTGGGACAATTACGGAAATTAGCCGGAGATTATGTTTGGTTTGGTGGGGGTAGTAGAGTGATTATAACTACAAGAGATGCGGGGGTATTGCGTTCCCATGGAGTTgatgaaaagtatatatataaagtagaAACGTTGAGAGAGAAGGAAGCTATTCAATTGTTTAGATCGCATGCCTTTAAACAGAAAGCTAAAACTGGCGTGGAAGAACTGTGTGGACCAGTTGTGCATTATTGTAAGGGTCTTCCACTAGCTCTTAAAGTTTTGGGGAGTTCTCTTTGTGGACTAGAGGCTATTGAGTGGGAAAGCACTTTAGAGAAACTCAAGGACACCCCAGATGAGTTTTGA